Part of the Cohnella candidum genome, TGGAAAGCATAACGTTCGCCTCTTGTTTTTTCGGGGACTAGTCAGGAGGAACACCGTGTTCAAAGATCTTGTGGCCCTGACCAAACCGCGCATCATTCGGCTCAACCTGATTGCGGCATTCGGCGGTTTCTGGGTCGCTTCCAAATGGGATATCGATGTATGGCTGCTAATCTGGATGCTTCTCGGCTCTGCGCTGACGATGGCATCCGCTTGCGTTTTCAACAACTATCTGGACCGCGATTTCGACACCAAAATGGCGAGAACGCAAAACCGCGCGCTGCCGCAAGGCCGCATGAAACCGTCATTCGTGCTCGGATATGCGGTCGTTCTCGGCGTAATCGGCTCGGCGATTCTGTTTATCCTCGTCAACCCGTTGACCGGCTGGCTCGGGCTGCTTGGCATGTTCGTGTACGTCGTCATTTACACGATGTGGCTCAAACGCAACTCGACCTGGAGCACGTCCGTCGGAGGCATCTCCGGCGCGATGCCGCCCGTGATCGGGTACTGCGCGGTGACGAATACGGTGGACGAAGGGGCATGGATCCTGTTCGCGCTCTTGTTCCTATGGCAGCCACCGCATTTTTGGTCACTTGCCATCCGCAGACGAGAAGAATACCGCGCGGCCGGATTCCCGCTGCTGCCGGTCGTCAAAGGCGTGACGCGGACGAAGTGGCAGATGCTTCCTTATATCGCGTTGCTGCTTCCGGCTTCCATCCTGATGAACACTTACGGTTACGTGGGCAAATATTTCTTGATTCTGTCGCTGGCCTTGGGCGTCGTTTGGCTTGTCCACGCTTTGACCGGGCTGCGTGCCAAAGACGACGAAAAATGGGCGAAAGCCGACTTTTTCCTCTCCATTAACTACTTGATGGTTATGTTTTTGGTCATGATCCTCAATACGAACGGAGTGTAACGACTGTGGAACAAGAGCAAAAAACGGCCGTGAGCCGGAAGCGTTACACGTTCCCCTTGATCGTGCTGGCGGTCTGCCTCGTGCTGGGAGGCTACATCCTCTGGAGTCAAAACAGCACCTCGAAGTATCCGAAAGGCGCGGACTTTTCCTACACCGATACGGATGGTCAAACGGTCACGCTGAAAAACACGAACGGCAACGTCCGCCTGCTCTATTTCTTCTACTCCTATTGCCCGGACGTATGTCCGCCGACGACTTTCCTGATGTCGCAAGTGCAGGACGAGCTCAAGAAGACCGGAGACTTCGGCAAGGACGTGGAATTCCTGTCGGTCACGATCGACCCGACGCGGGATACCCCGGAGCGCATGAAGGAGTTCGGCGGCAAGCTCGGCGCCGACTTGAGCGGATGGAAATTCCTTCGGGGCGACGAGAAAGCGACGGCCGAGCTGGCCAAGAAATACCAGATTCTCGTCACCAAGGATGAAGAGGGCAACTTCGGGCATATGAACCTGATCGTGCTCCTGGATAAGAAAGGCAGAATCCGCGATTGGATTTCCGCCAACGATTACTTCGCGAACGGCAAGGATAACCTGCCGCTCAGCGATTTCGTCAAAAAAATCACCGATTTGCTGTAACGACAAGGCCGCCTCCCGAGTGCGTTCGGGGGCGGCCTTTTTTTGAAGGACGGCTGGGTTAAATAGGGGAGGGGCTGTAAGGCGCCGGCTCCGGGTACAGAATGTATTCTCCCAGCCCCGCTTTCTCCAACTGCTGGATGAGGTAATCTTCCGGCGTTCCTTCGACGCCTTTGTAGCCTTTGCGGGTATAGATATGCTCCGCGTCCGGAAACGTGTCGCGAAGCATGCCGCGGATCCGACGGCCGGAGGAATCGTTGTCCATGAAAAGGAATACTTGGCGGTTTCCGACGGCTTTGCGCAAAGCTTCGATCCGGCCGCTGTTCAGCGTTCCGAACGTGCAGTGCACGGGAATCCAGGGCGATAGGACGCGGGAAAGGCGGCTTTTGTCGTTTTTCCCTTCCACGATGATGGCGATATCCATGGCGTGAACCCCCGTTTCGCGGCGTTTGGCTTGATTCCTGTTGGGAGTATTGTACCACGAAAGGGCAGGAGGTACTTCAGGTCAGCCCAAGTTCCAACACGATCACGAGCAAAATGAACAAAATCAGGACCAGCAAGCTGAAAATAAGCCGGAGTGGATATTCGCGCGCGTGCGCCATTCCCGTTCCCCCCGTTTCTTAGCCCGATTTCCTTCGTCCCCGGCAATGGCCGGAACGGGCGAGGGCCTTGATGCAGGATATGCGCCGGGCAGGGGTTTGACGCGGGCGAATACCCGGATCAGGCGGGAGGAATGGCGGGACGTCCTTCCCAGCCGTCGTGGTACACGCGGCGGGGGTACAGCAGAATGAGCGCGGCCATCAACGCGAGAAACGAAAGGAAAAACGGAGACATATGGCCGCGTATCGCCCCTGCGGCCACGGGGCCGATGAAGGAGCCGATGGACATGGAAATGGACAGGAAAGAGAACGTTCTTCCGTAGCGGCCGGCGCCGCTCAATTGCAGCAGGAAAGACGTCATCGCCGGGAAGATGACTCCTTTGGCCATGCCGAGCGCGAACAGAACCGCGGCGAGAGGGACGGGCCAGCCCGACGCCAGCGCGTAATAGCCGGCGGCCAGCAGGCACAATCCGGCGATCGTCCGGGAGTAGGGCAGGTAGCGGTTCAGGAAGAGCAAGCCCAGCGTAGCGAGGGCGCCGAGGCTCATGACCGAAAAAAGCAGTCCCGTTGCCAGCACCTCGTCGCTCGTGCGGGCGCGCATGGGGAGCTCGAAGGACAGGATGCCTTGGGAGCAGGAAAGCGCGATGGGCAGGATGAACACGATCCACGGGAACTTCCCATTTTCCCGAGGGAAGGGGGCCGCGTCTTTGCCCGAGCGTCCGGGTTCCGCTTCGATTTGCGATTCTCCCGGCACGCCTTCGGCGTTCATGGGCAGCTTGGCCGGCTCTTTGATGAACGCGATCGAGGTTAAACCCGTAAACAGCAAAATCCAGCCCAGCACCGTGAACGAAGCGTTGAAGCCGATCGTGGCGGCCAGCCATGCGCCGGCGGCGGGAGAGACGACCGACGCGATCGTATGGACGAGACCGTTGCCGGCCATCAGCTTGCCTTGGTGGATATGGTTGCGGGCCATCCGCGCGAGAAGCGCCATGCAGGCCGGGGACAGAAACGCCAGGACGAACCCGCTCGCCGAACGGATGTACAAGAGCTGCCAGGGGTCGGTGACCCTCGCCTGAAGCAGCAGGAGAATGCCCGCACCGGTCAAGCTGGCGGAAATGAACAGGCGGCTGCCGAAGCGGTCCACGCCGTAACCCGCGAGCAGATTTCCGGGAAGGTGGGTGATGGAATACATGCCCATGACCAGGCCGATGAACGACGGAGCCGCTCCGAGCGAGACGGCGAAGGGCGTCAGCATCGGGTATTGGGCGTGCAAATCGAAGAAGGCGACGAACAGGAAAAAATAGAGCCAGACGGCAGTTTTCAATGGACGGAACCTCCCTTGTCCGCAGGCGGCGGCATATCCTACTTGTACGTCGGAGCGCTTCGGGTTATGCCCCTCGTTTACGGGGTACAAGTCCGTAAGGTATAATGATCGAGATGCCTGTTCGCAAGGTTTATCGCCCTTATTCATGGATGTTATCGTCAGAGGAGAGTCGGTCTTCATGTTCAACCCAGAGTCCTGGACTCCGGATGCATGGATGCAGTTCCTGAAAGATCACTGGATCGTCGTCGCAGCCGCCATCGTCGTCATTTTCGTCATCATGAAACTCGTCCAGACGGTCGTCAAATGGCTGCTCATCGCGGCGATCGTCATCGGCGTGGCCGTATACGGCGGCTACAGCATCGACGATTTGTCGGCCATCGGCTCCAAAGTGGAAGCGACGGCGAAGGACCAGGCGATCAAAGCGATGGCCGGGGAAGTCTCCAAGGCCGAGTACAAAGACAACGGAGACGGGAGCTACACGATCAAGACGCCGAACCTGGAACTGAACGGCGTTCCGAACTCCGGCGAAGTGTCCGTCAAATACCAGGGCTTGTCTCTGGGCAAGTGGAAGGTGGAGGGGGCGGTCCGCACCTTGATCGAGCAATCCCGCGCCGCCGCCAAAAAGTAAATCTCGTAAAGTCCCGCTCCCCTCGCGGGCTATTTTTTCTTCACGGGAGGGTGATAAGATGTCCGGTTGGTTCGCGTGGAACGTGCAGGAGACCAATCTGGTCACGGCCGTCCTGCTGGCGATCGTCGCCCTGTCGCTGCTCCAAGGCATTCGCAAAGGGGGGGGCGGGTCCGCCAGGCAGCTTTTTTCCTTTCTGATCCACTCGGTCGTGACGGTCGGGGCCGTCGTTCTGTCGGCCTATGCCGCTTCCTCGGTTTCCGCCCGCCTCAGGGAATGGCTGATGGAGACCGGACTCACCCGGCCGTCGCCGGGAGCGAGTTATTTCAAGCAATTCAGCTATACCGTGATGGCCGGCCTCCGGGACTTGCCGTTATTCCGGTTTGCCGTCGTTTTTCTTCTGTGCTACATGATCATTCGGCTTCTCACCGGCTTGTTCACCCGGTGGTTCGCGCTGATCGGCTCCGCTCCTTTCGCGCTGTTGCCGTCCGGCGGCGTCGTGGGACGGTCGGCAGGCGGCGCCATCGGCGCGGCGATGGGAGCGGTAAGGGCGCTGCTGCTGACGGCGCTGCTGTTCGGATACTGCGCGCTGTTCCCTCAAGGTCCGTATACCAGCTACATCGAGCAGTCGGGCCTGTACCGGGAGGTCGCGGCCCAAGTGATCCGCCCCGCCGCGGGGCCGCTGCTGGAAAAGCGGCTTCCCGTCTTCGCCCAAGCGATGTCGGGAGAGCTGGATCAGCTCTGGCTGCGCCGATACGACGTCATCGACGCGGAAGTGCCGGACGATATCGTGCGGGCGGCCAAGGAGATCACGAAGGATAAGACCGGGGACGAGGCCAAGGCACGCGCCCTGTACGAATGGGTAGGCTCCCGGATCGCCTATGACCATGATAAGGTGACCGCCTACGAGGTTCGCGGGGAATGGCGGGAACAGAATCCGGAGCAGACGTTCGAAACCAGAAAAGGCGTCTGCATCGACTACGCCCGGCTGTATGCCGCGATGGCTCGCGCCGTCGACCTCGACGTCCGTGTCGTGACCGGGCAAGGCTATGACGGACGCGGCGGATTCGGGGCGCATGCCTGGAACGAGGTCTACTTGTCCGAGACGGGCAAGTGGGTGCCGCTCGATCCTACGTGGGCGAATTCGGGGAACTGGTTCAATTCCCCAAGATTTTCCGACACTCATATTCGGCAAGCTTAACAACTTATCGGCGCTCTTAATCGTCTATGTACGGGATGCAAGTTCAGCAACGCAAAGCAAGGAGGGTTTCGCAAGTGAGCAATTCCACGACGGAAGAAGCGCAAAAAAAAGAATTGCGCAATCGGCGCCATTTCAGCTTCCGTTTGAACGTGTTCTTTTTCGCGACTTTTTTCGTTTTCTCCGTTTTGATCGTTCGTTTGGCTCTCCTGCAATTCGTGGACGGGCCGACTTTGAAAGCCAAGGAGCATGAAATCGGGACCCGGAACGTGCCGATTCCCCCGATCCGCGGCAATATTTACGATTCGACCGGCAAACCGATCGCCTACTCCTCTTCGACGCAGTCGCTGTACTTCACGCTGGAGCCGGGGACGAAGAAGGAAAAAGGCCAGGAATTGGCCGCGAAGCTGGTCGAGGTATTCAACAAATACGGCAGCAAAACCGCGAAGCCGCTGACGGCGGGCGAAGTTTTCGATTACATGGACTTCGACGGCGCGGTGCATCTCCCGTTCCAGCCCCGGCGGATCAAGTCCGGGCTGAGCAAGGAAGAAATCGCGTATTTCTCCGAGCACCGGGAAGAGTTCAAAGGCATCGACGTCGTCGAAGAGAGCATCCGCCAGTACAGCCCCGACAAAGTCGCGGTGCAGCTCGTCGGCTACATGAAGAAGCTGAGCGGCGCGGGCTCTCTCACGAAGTACAAAGACATTAAAACCGAGGAGACCGATCCGACGCTTAAATACCTCGATACCGAGGAAGTCGGCTTCGACGGCCTGGAGCTGATGTACCAAGACGAGCTGCGCGGCCGCAACGGCCTCAAATCGTATCCGGTCAATAACGAAAGCCGGATCATCGGACCGATGCAACTGACGAAGCCGGTCAAGGGGAATAACCTGTACCTGACGATCAACGAGGACGTCCAGCTCGCGACGCAGAAAGCGATCATGGACCACCTGCAGTTTTTGCGGAATTCGCCGGCGACCTCCATGTACCACGACGGCTACCAAGCCACGACCGGCTACGCCGTCGCCATGGAAGTGGACACCGGGAAGGTCGTCGCGATGGCCAGCATGCCGGACTACGATCCGAACTTGTGGCAAGGGGGCATCAGCTCCAAGGACTACGACGCCGTGAAGTTTTTCACCGGCAACGGGACGATCCGCGAGGTTCAGGCTCCTTACGAGGACAACAAGGAACGCAGCAAGCACCCGTCCTCGCTCGTTTACCTGGGTTCGACGCAGAAGCCGCTTTCGGTCTTGGTGGGATTGTCGGAAAAGCTCATCACGCCTTCGTCCACCTTCAACGACATCGGTTATTTCGCGTTCGGCGCGACAGGGCATGAGGTGAAGGTCCGCAACTCCCACAACGCGGTCAACGGAACGCTCACCCCTGCCAGGGCGATCGAGAAGTCCTCCAACGCCTTCATGTCCGCGATGATCGGCAATGCGCTGTACCTGAAGAAAGGCGACGCCGGCATCGACATTTGGGACAGCTACATGAAGCAGTTCGGCTTGGGCGTCTCGACAGGCAGCGGATTGCCGGGCGAAAGCAGCGGCTTTATCAACTATACGATCGAAGCCAAGAAGGCGAGTACCCAGTCCGCTCTCGTCTACGCTTCTTTCGGACAGCAAGGTCGCTATACGGCGCTGCAGCTGGCGCAATACGCGACGATGCTCGCTAACCATGGCAAACGGCTGAAGCCGCAGTTCGTGAACGAAATCAAAGACGCGGCGGGCAACGTCGTGCAGCCTTATCAGCCTGAGGTTCTCAATACGGTCAGTTTCCCGGATTCCTACTGGAAGACGATCGAAGCCGGGATGTCCAAGGTCAGCGTGAAAGGCTTCGACGACTTCCCCTATGAGTTCATGAGGAAAACGGGGACCTCCGAGCAGGGCGTCGCGGGACAGCTCGTCGAGAACGGCGTGTTCATCGCTTACGCGCCCGCGAAAAACCCGAAACTGGCCGTCGCGGTCGTCGTACCGCAAGGCGGCTTCGGCGGCTGGGCGGCGGCTCCGATCGCGCGCAAGATTTTCGACGCGTACGATGCCGCCGTCGGGCTGACCGGCACGCCGCACAAGTCCACTACCCCGCCTATCCCGCTAACTTATTAGATGGATGTCTAAATCAAACGGCGCAAAGTCACAACGATCCGCTCCCCCAAGGAGCGGATTTTTCGCAAATGTGGTAGAATGACGATGAATTAGGCATCCGGCTGGGATGGAAAGAGAGGAACTGACAGCATGCCGCGATATCGCTTATTGGCGCTGGATTTGGACGGGACGCTGCTGAACGAGAACAGCGAAATCAGTCCCGGCAATGCGGAGTGGGTAAAGCGCGCCCAAGAAGCCGGCGTCACGGTGGTTTTGTCCACCGGCCGGGGATTTCCGAGCGCACTTCCGTTCGCGGAGCAGCTCGGACTCGACAATCCGATGATCGTCGTGAACGGCGGGGAAATCTGGCGCAAGCCGCATGAGCTGCACCGCAGGACCTTGCTGGATTCCGACATCGTCAACCGCCTGCATCAATTGGCGCAGAAGCACGGCGACACCTGGTTCTGGGCGTACTCGACGGAAAATATCTACAACAAAGAACGCTGGGTCGACGACATCGGCTCCCGCGACTGGCTGAAATTCGGTTACTATACGGAAGAGCTCCCCGTGCTGCAAGCCATTTTGGATGAAATCCAAACGTGGGGCGGACTCGAGATCAGCAACTCCTCTCCCTTTAATCTGGAAATCAATCCCGAAGGCGTCTCCAAAGCGACGGCGCTCGAGGAAGTATGCCGGCTGATCGGCTGCGACATGTCCGAGGTCGCGACGGTCGGCGACAGCCTGAACGACATTGCCGCGATCCGGGCCTGCGGACTCGGCGTCGCGATGGGCAACGCGCAGGAGGAAGTGAAAGCGGCCGCCGACTTCGTGACGGCAAGCCATTTGGAAGACGGAGTCGCCTTCATGATCCAGGAATACGTGCTGAAGGACTGATCGGGGATGGACATCATCGGTTGGCTGCTCATCGCGGCATTGTTCGCGCTGGGCATGGCGGGTGCGGTGTTCCCGGTGCTGCCGGGTGCGCTCGCGATTTACGCCGCTTTCTTCGTGTACGGCTTGTTCTTCTCGTTCGAGCCGTTCGGGTTCTGGTTTTGGACGATCCAGACACTCATTGTCGCGCTGCTCTTCGTCGCCGATTACCTCGTCAATGCCTGGGGGGTAAAAAAATACGGCGGCTCCAGGGCTTCGGTCATCGGCAGCACGATCGGCATCCTGATCGGGCCTTTCGTCATTCCGGCGTTCGGTTTGGTCATCGGTCCGCTCGCCGGCGCCGTGCTCGGGGAATGGATCGACGGGGTCGCCCGCGGCGTCCGCTTGGACAAGGCCTTCTTCGTCCGTTCCCTGAAAGTCGGCTGGGGCGCGTTGGTCGGACTGCTCAGCAGTACGGTCGTGAAGGTGCTCCTGCAGCTGGCGATGATCGTCATTTTCGTCATTTGGCTTGTTTTTTGACTCTATTCGCGCACATTTCAAGGAGGAAACGTACATGGTACGCGTTACGGTATGGAATGAATTCAAACACGAGCAAATCCACGAGGAAGTGCGCAAGGTATATCCGGAAGGCCTGCACCGTGCGATCGCCGCAGGACTGGAAGGCGACGCCGATCTGAAAGTTCGCACGGCGACCCAGCCGGAACCCGAGCATGGGCTGACGGAAGAGGTGCTGAACGATACCGACGTGCTGGTCTGGTGGGGGCACATGGCGCATGACGAGGTGGACGATGCCATCGTGAACCGCGTCCACGAGCGCGTCCTGAACGGGATGGGGCTGGTCGTGCTGCACTCCGGCCATTTCTCGAAAATTTTCAAAAAGCTGATGGGCACGGGCTGCGATCTCAAATGGCGCGAAGCCAACGAGAAGGAGCGCATTTGGACGGTGGATCCGTCCCATCCGATCGCCGCGGGCATCCCGGAGTATTTCGAAATCAAGCCCGAGGAAATGTACGGAGAGCACTTCGACGTTCCGGCGCCGGACGAGCTGATTTTCGTCAGCTGGTTCGAGGGCGGAGAAGTGTTCCGCAGCGGCTGCACCTGGCATCGGGGTCAAGGCAAAATCTTCTACTTCCGTCCCGGCCACGAGACGTATCCCACTTATTTCGATCCGACCGTCCGCCGCGTAATCGCCAACGGCGTCAAGTGGGCGGCACCTTCCGGCGCGGCCAAGCCGGTGCGCGGCAACCACAAGCCGCTGGAAGCGATCAAGGGAATTGAGGCGTAACGACAGGTGAAAAAGGACACGCTGCTTAAAGGCACGCTCATCCTCGCCGCGGCGGCTCTCGTGGCGAGGGCCCTGGGCATCCTCCAGCGGGTGCCGCTGGAGCATGTGCTGAGCGATAAAGGCGACATCTACTACGGTGTGGCTAACAACGTTTATTTGTTTCTGTTGGTGGTGGCGACGGCCGGTTTACCGAGCGCCGTCAGCAAAATGGTGTCCGAGCGTTACGCGCTCGGACGCGAAGACGAAGCGCGGCAAATCTACCGCGCCGCCCTTCTGTTCGGTATCGCGGCAGGCCTGGTCATCACGCTGCTCATGTTCGGCCTCGCGCCGCTCATTGCCGGACCGATCATGCACGAGCCGGGAGCGGCCGCTTCGATCCGGGCCATCGCGCCTTCGCTGCTGCTGTTTCCCATCATTGCGATGATGCGAGGGTACTATCAGGGCCGCCATTTCATGGCGGCGGGCGGCATGTCCCAGATCATCGAACAGATTCTCCGCGTGGCGGCGGCGATCGGGATCGCCTTCTCTTTCGCGGCGTGGGGCTGGGGAGACGAATGGATCGCCGCCGGCGCGTCGTTCGGGAGCGTGTTCGGCAGCATCGGCGCTTTCCTGGTCATGCTGTACTACGGCCGCAAGCTGTCCGCGGCAGATAAACAGGCAGGAGGCAGCGTTGACCGGAAAGCATCGGTCAAGCTGGCGCTCGCCGGCATTTACCGGGAATTGTTCCGGCTTTCCGTTCCGATCATCTTCACTTCCGTGACCGTGCAATTGACGTATACGCTGGACTCGATTCTGATCAAACCGCTACTGAGCGGCCACTTCGCGCCAGACACGATTTACGAGTGGGGCAGCGTACTCGTCCAGCGCGCGCAGTCGATCGCGGGCATTCCCGTCATCCTGGCGGTGGCCCTGGGCCAGTCCATCATCCCGGTCATTTCATCCGCCCACGCGACGGGAGACCGCAACAAAGTCGGCAAGCAAGCTTCGCTCGCGATCCGGATCGCCGTCTTCAGCGGCATGCCGGTCGTGCTGCTGATGTCGGTCGGCGCTTACAGCGTGAACGGGTTCCTGTTCAGCTCGGACGCCGGCAGCCTGATCGTCGCCATGCTGACGTTCGGCACCATTTTCCAGATCGGCATGATGATCACCAACTCGATGCTGCTCGGGATCGGCCAGCCGCGCAAAGCGACGATGCACGTCATCACCGGCATGCTCATCAAAGTCATCCTCAGCTTTGCGCTGGCTCCTTGGCTCGGCGTTTACGGCCTCATTTTAGCGACTTCGGTATGTTTCATCTGGGCGCTCGGCTTCAACATCCTGAGCCTCAAGAAAAGAACGGCCCTCCAAGTCATCGAAGGCCGCCGTTGGGCGGGGTTCCTGGCAACGGTCGTGATCGTGGCTGCCGTCCTGTGGGGGCTTCAGAAGGGCGTTCTCGGCCTGCTGGGCGGACTCCCGGAGAAGGTCGGATTCCTGTTCTCCTCGGCCGTCATGGGACTGGCCGTCCTGGGCGTATATCCGACGCTTCTCGTCCTGCTGAACGTCATCACCCGGGAAGAAACGGATTCTTATCCGAAGGCGGTCCGAAAGCTGCTGGCTC contains:
- a CDS encoding MFS transporter encodes the protein MKTAVWLYFFLFVAFFDLHAQYPMLTPFAVSLGAAPSFIGLVMGMYSITHLPGNLLAGYGVDRFGSRLFISASLTGAGILLLLQARVTDPWQLLYIRSASGFVLAFLSPACMALLARMARNHIHQGKLMAGNGLVHTIASVVSPAAGAWLAATIGFNASFTVLGWILLFTGLTSIAFIKEPAKLPMNAEGVPGESQIEAEPGRSGKDAAPFPRENGKFPWIVFILPIALSCSQGILSFELPMRARTSDEVLATGLLFSVMSLGALATLGLLFLNRYLPYSRTIAGLCLLAAGYYALASGWPVPLAAVLFALGMAKGVIFPAMTSFLLQLSGAGRYGRTFSFLSISMSIGSFIGPVAAGAIRGHMSPFFLSFLALMAALILLYPRRVYHDGWEGRPAIPPA
- a CDS encoding ThuA domain-containing protein, translated to MVRVTVWNEFKHEQIHEEVRKVYPEGLHRAIAAGLEGDADLKVRTATQPEPEHGLTEEVLNDTDVLVWWGHMAHDEVDDAIVNRVHERVLNGMGLVVLHSGHFSKIFKKLMGTGCDLKWREANEKERIWTVDPSHPIAAGIPEYFEIKPEEMYGEHFDVPAPDELIFVSWFEGGEVFRSGCTWHRGQGKIFYFRPGHETYPTYFDPTVRRVIANGVKWAAPSGAAKPVRGNHKPLEAIKGIEA
- a CDS encoding transglutaminase domain-containing protein, coding for MSGWFAWNVQETNLVTAVLLAIVALSLLQGIRKGGGGSARQLFSFLIHSVVTVGAVVLSAYAASSVSARLREWLMETGLTRPSPGASYFKQFSYTVMAGLRDLPLFRFAVVFLLCYMIIRLLTGLFTRWFALIGSAPFALLPSGGVVGRSAGGAIGAAMGAVRALLLTALLFGYCALFPQGPYTSYIEQSGLYREVAAQVIRPAAGPLLEKRLPVFAQAMSGELDQLWLRRYDVIDAEVPDDIVRAAKEITKDKTGDEAKARALYEWVGSRIAYDHDKVTAYEVRGEWREQNPEQTFETRKGVCIDYARLYAAMARAVDLDVRVVTGQGYDGRGGFGAHAWNEVYLSETGKWVPLDPTWANSGNWFNSPRFSDTHIRQA
- a CDS encoding SCO family protein produces the protein MEQEQKTAVSRKRYTFPLIVLAVCLVLGGYILWSQNSTSKYPKGADFSYTDTDGQTVTLKNTNGNVRLLYFFYSYCPDVCPPTTFLMSQVQDELKKTGDFGKDVEFLSVTIDPTRDTPERMKEFGGKLGADLSGWKFLRGDEKATAELAKKYQILVTKDEEGNFGHMNLIVLLDKKGRIRDWISANDYFANGKDNLPLSDFVKKITDLL
- a CDS encoding Cof-type HAD-IIB family hydrolase codes for the protein MPRYRLLALDLDGTLLNENSEISPGNAEWVKRAQEAGVTVVLSTGRGFPSALPFAEQLGLDNPMIVVNGGEIWRKPHELHRRTLLDSDIVNRLHQLAQKHGDTWFWAYSTENIYNKERWVDDIGSRDWLKFGYYTEELPVLQAILDEIQTWGGLEISNSSPFNLEINPEGVSKATALEEVCRLIGCDMSEVATVGDSLNDIAAIRACGLGVAMGNAQEEVKAAADFVTASHLEDGVAFMIQEYVLKD
- a CDS encoding DUF456 domain-containing protein, which produces MDIIGWLLIAALFALGMAGAVFPVLPGALAIYAAFFVYGLFFSFEPFGFWFWTIQTLIVALLFVADYLVNAWGVKKYGGSRASVIGSTIGILIGPFVIPAFGLVIGPLAGAVLGEWIDGVARGVRLDKAFFVRSLKVGWGALVGLLSSTVVKVLLQLAMIVIFVIWLVF
- a CDS encoding peptidoglycan D,D-transpeptidase FtsI family protein, which produces MSNSTTEEAQKKELRNRRHFSFRLNVFFFATFFVFSVLIVRLALLQFVDGPTLKAKEHEIGTRNVPIPPIRGNIYDSTGKPIAYSSSTQSLYFTLEPGTKKEKGQELAAKLVEVFNKYGSKTAKPLTAGEVFDYMDFDGAVHLPFQPRRIKSGLSKEEIAYFSEHREEFKGIDVVEESIRQYSPDKVAVQLVGYMKKLSGAGSLTKYKDIKTEETDPTLKYLDTEEVGFDGLELMYQDELRGRNGLKSYPVNNESRIIGPMQLTKPVKGNNLYLTINEDVQLATQKAIMDHLQFLRNSPATSMYHDGYQATTGYAVAMEVDTGKVVAMASMPDYDPNLWQGGISSKDYDAVKFFTGNGTIREVQAPYEDNKERSKHPSSLVYLGSTQKPLSVLVGLSEKLITPSSTFNDIGYFAFGATGHEVKVRNSHNAVNGTLTPARAIEKSSNAFMSAMIGNALYLKKGDAGIDIWDSYMKQFGLGVSTGSGLPGESSGFINYTIEAKKASTQSALVYASFGQQGRYTALQLAQYATMLANHGKRLKPQFVNEIKDAAGNVVQPYQPEVLNTVSFPDSYWKTIEAGMSKVSVKGFDDFPYEFMRKTGTSEQGVAGQLVENGVFIAYAPAKNPKLAVAVVVPQGGFGGWAAAPIARKIFDAYDAAVGLTGTPHKSTTPPIPLTY
- the cyoE gene encoding heme o synthase, whose protein sequence is MFKDLVALTKPRIIRLNLIAAFGGFWVASKWDIDVWLLIWMLLGSALTMASACVFNNYLDRDFDTKMARTQNRALPQGRMKPSFVLGYAVVLGVIGSAILFILVNPLTGWLGLLGMFVYVVIYTMWLKRNSTWSTSVGGISGAMPPVIGYCAVTNTVDEGAWILFALLFLWQPPHFWSLAIRRREEYRAAGFPLLPVVKGVTRTKWQMLPYIALLLPASILMNTYGYVGKYFLILSLALGVVWLVHALTGLRAKDDEKWAKADFFLSINYLMVMFLVMILNTNGV
- a CDS encoding DNA primase, whose protein sequence is MDIAIIVEGKNDKSRLSRVLSPWIPVHCTFGTLNSGRIEALRKAVGNRQVFLFMDNDSSGRRIRGMLRDTFPDAEHIYTRKGYKGVEGTPEDYLIQQLEKAGLGEYILYPEPAPYSPSPI
- a CDS encoding putative polysaccharide biosynthesis protein, translating into MKKDTLLKGTLILAAAALVARALGILQRVPLEHVLSDKGDIYYGVANNVYLFLLVVATAGLPSAVSKMVSERYALGREDEARQIYRAALLFGIAAGLVITLLMFGLAPLIAGPIMHEPGAAASIRAIAPSLLLFPIIAMMRGYYQGRHFMAAGGMSQIIEQILRVAAAIGIAFSFAAWGWGDEWIAAGASFGSVFGSIGAFLVMLYYGRKLSAADKQAGGSVDRKASVKLALAGIYRELFRLSVPIIFTSVTVQLTYTLDSILIKPLLSGHFAPDTIYEWGSVLVQRAQSIAGIPVILAVALGQSIIPVISSAHATGDRNKVGKQASLAIRIAVFSGMPVVLLMSVGAYSVNGFLFSSDAGSLIVAMLTFGTIFQIGMMITNSMLLGIGQPRKATMHVITGMLIKVILSFALAPWLGVYGLILATSVCFIWALGFNILSLKKRTALQVIEGRRWAGFLATVVIVAAVLWGLQKGVLGLLGGLPEKVGFLFSSAVMGLAVLGVYPTLLVLLNVITREETDSYPKAVRKLLAPIFKLRGSRATGS